A region from the Candidatus Rokuibacteriota bacterium genome encodes:
- the dctP gene encoding TRAP transporter substrate-binding protein DctP produces MARAGLFPGWIALLLVVLQLVGVAPVPAEAAEFRLKGVSNSRPQVQFKMWELMEQELARRTGGQIKLDVTSLPELGLTGFELVRVMRAGLVDMADVLPTYVSGDVPLIEGVDLPGLFSLEEFDKSHKAHLAWHKVMKANEAKLGGVFIGSYAYAHQVLYSRKPIRDLADLKGVKVRVFGAAQTDFVKALGAEPVSLPVAEVYTALERGTVDAAITGTIAGFSLKWYEVTQHMVDLQIGPVMIALVVSKRTWDKLSPDLRKALEQVAADVTAKGWALARTSTVDGIEGNKKKGMKWLEFRPEWKPVIREAVQKSVLPGWAKRAGADGKAAFNEVLASFTGFTVP; encoded by the coding sequence ATGGCACGCGCGGGTTTGTTCCCGGGATGGATTGCGCTCCTGCTGGTGGTCCTGCAGCTCGTCGGGGTCGCCCCGGTTCCGGCGGAGGCGGCCGAGTTCCGGCTGAAGGGCGTATCCAACAGCCGGCCCCAGGTCCAGTTCAAGATGTGGGAGTTGATGGAGCAGGAGCTGGCCAGGCGGACGGGCGGTCAGATCAAGCTCGACGTGACGAGCCTGCCGGAGTTGGGCCTGACGGGCTTCGAGCTGGTCCGCGTGATGCGGGCGGGCCTGGTGGACATGGCGGATGTCCTGCCCACCTACGTGTCCGGCGACGTGCCGCTGATCGAAGGGGTGGATCTCCCCGGCCTCTTCAGCCTGGAGGAGTTCGACAAGTCCCACAAGGCGCACCTCGCGTGGCACAAAGTCATGAAGGCCAACGAGGCCAAGCTGGGCGGTGTCTTCATCGGTTCTTACGCGTACGCGCACCAGGTCCTTTACAGCCGCAAGCCGATCCGCGACCTCGCCGACCTGAAGGGTGTCAAGGTGCGCGTTTTCGGGGCGGCCCAGACGGATTTCGTCAAAGCCCTCGGCGCCGAACCGGTCTCTTTGCCCGTGGCCGAGGTCTACACCGCGCTCGAGCGGGGCACGGTGGACGCCGCGATCACCGGGACGATCGCGGGCTTCAGCCTCAAGTGGTACGAGGTGACCCAGCACATGGTGGATCTCCAGATCGGACCCGTCATGATTGCCCTGGTCGTCAGCAAGAGGACCTGGGACAAGCTTTCGCCTGACCTTCGGAAAGCCCTGGAGCAGGTAGCCGCTGACGTCACCGCGAAGGGGTGGGCGCTGGCCCGGACCAGCACCGTGGATGGCATCGAGGGGAACAAGAAGAAGGGGATGAAGTGGCTCGAGTTCAGGCCCGAGTGGAAACCCGTCATCCGGGAGGCGGTCCAGAAGAGCGTGCTCCCCGGCTGGGCGAAGCGGGCGGGAGCCGACGGCAAGGCGGCCTTCAACGAGGTTCTCGCCTCGTTCACGGGGTTCACGGTCCCCTAA
- a CDS encoding MmgE/PrpD family protein, which translates to MDGIASFAEHVARTAYEHLPPAAVLATKTFVLDSIGVAIAGSADAWAMRLAETAAGWGEGREGRVWGSPWRLPAPSAALVNAYQMHCLEFDCVHEAAVVHPMATLLSSLLAHAERRGGATGKDFLTAVAVGVDVACSIGLASRAPMKFFRPATAGAFGAVAALGKLEGFDVPTLTNAFGLVYGQISGTLQPHVEGSMLLGMQIGFNARSALTAVDLAMRGLTGPHDVLEGAYGYFKLFEGAYDLAPVLADLGKVWRVTELAHKPFPSGRLTHGAVDGLLRLKRELGFAAADVVRITLRVPPLVKRLVGRPDIPAPAASYARLCLPFVAATALLRGTVDVLDFIGNRLTDPEVHALALKVDVEVDDGRDENAIVPQTIGVVLADGREHALRLESILGHPANPLTREQHLDKFRRCWTYGARGLGDADRERLIAQVDRLETAPDVRKLVALTVPRGPGRDAVRRRPSGARGTT; encoded by the coding sequence GTGGACGGGATCGCGAGCTTCGCCGAGCACGTCGCCCGCACCGCCTACGAGCACCTGCCGCCAGCCGCGGTGCTCGCGACGAAGACCTTCGTCCTCGACAGCATCGGCGTCGCCATCGCGGGGAGCGCCGACGCCTGGGCGATGCGGCTGGCCGAGACCGCCGCCGGCTGGGGGGAGGGACGCGAGGGCAGGGTCTGGGGCTCGCCCTGGCGCCTCCCGGCCCCGAGCGCCGCCCTCGTGAACGCCTACCAGATGCACTGCCTCGAGTTCGACTGCGTTCACGAGGCGGCGGTGGTGCACCCCATGGCCACGCTCCTCTCCTCGCTCCTCGCCCACGCCGAGCGCCGCGGGGGCGCGACTGGCAAAGATTTCTTGACGGCCGTCGCCGTCGGGGTCGACGTCGCCTGCTCGATCGGCCTCGCCTCGCGCGCGCCGATGAAGTTCTTTCGCCCCGCGACCGCCGGCGCCTTCGGGGCGGTGGCTGCCCTCGGCAAGCTGGAGGGATTCGACGTCCCGACGCTCACCAACGCCTTCGGCCTCGTGTACGGGCAGATCTCGGGAACGCTCCAGCCCCACGTCGAGGGCTCGATGCTGCTCGGCATGCAGATCGGCTTCAACGCCCGCAGCGCGCTCACCGCCGTGGACCTGGCGATGCGGGGCCTGACCGGCCCGCACGACGTCCTGGAGGGCGCCTACGGCTACTTCAAGCTCTTCGAGGGCGCCTACGACCTCGCGCCCGTGCTCGCCGACCTCGGCAAGGTATGGCGCGTCACCGAGTTGGCCCACAAGCCGTTCCCCAGTGGCCGGCTCACCCACGGGGCCGTGGACGGCCTCCTGCGGCTCAAGCGCGAGTTGGGGTTCGCCGCCGCCGACGTCGTCCGGATCACGCTCAGGGTGCCCCCGTTGGTGAAGCGCCTGGTCGGCCGTCCCGACATCCCGGCGCCAGCAGCCAGCTACGCTCGGCTCTGCCTGCCCTTCGTGGCGGCGACCGCGCTCCTCAGGGGCACCGTGGACGTGCTCGATTTCATCGGGAACCGGCTCACCGACCCCGAGGTGCACGCGCTCGCACTGAAGGTCGACGTGGAGGTGGACGACGGCCGCGACGAAAACGCGATCGTGCCGCAGACAATCGGAGTCGTGCTCGCCGACGGCCGCGAGCACGCGCTTCGCCTGGAGAGCATCCTCGGCCACCCCGCGAACCCGCTGACGCGCGAGCAGCACCTGGACAAGTTCCGCCGCTGCTGGACGTACGGCGCCCGGGGCTTGGGGGACGCCGACCGCGAGCGCCTGATCGCGCAGGTGGACCGCCTGGAGACAGCGCCGGACGTCCGGAAGCTGGTCGCGCTGACTGTGCCCCGAGGCCCGGGCCGGGATGCCGTCAGGCGAAGGCCGAGCGGAGCCCGGGGAACCACCTGA
- a CDS encoding DUF2384 domain-containing protein: MVSTARLVETLGGRSIVKGRPLNYDTLIARVRSGLPYIALEAIVTRFEIPRERLVRVLDLPLRTLARRKKEGRLRADESDRLLRLALVATLAEEVLGSREHAVAWLRKPNRALGGTNPLDRLDTEIGEQQVEQLLLRIAHGVYS, from the coding sequence ATGGTGAGTACAGCCCGACTCGTCGAAACACTCGGTGGCAGGAGTATCGTTAAGGGCCGTCCCTTGAACTACGATACCCTAATTGCGCGGGTGAGGTCGGGGCTTCCGTACATCGCGCTCGAGGCCATTGTCACACGCTTTGAGATACCGCGAGAACGCCTCGTACGTGTCTTGGACCTTCCCCTCCGCACCCTTGCCCGCCGCAAGAAAGAGGGTCGGCTAAGGGCAGACGAGTCGGACCGCCTACTCCGCCTCGCATTGGTCGCCACGCTCGCCGAAGAAGTTCTTGGGAGCAGAGAACACGCCGTGGCCTGGCTGCGCAAGCCCAACAGAGCTTTAGGGGGGACCAACCCACTCGATCGACTTGATACCGAAATTGGCGAACAACAGGTCGAGCAGCTTCTGCTTCGCATCGCACACGGTGTTTACAGCTGA
- the hisZ gene encoding ATP phosphoribosyltransferase regulatory subunit yields MERRVHQSQLPRGAKIYLADEAAKKRFVEERLLRVFGQWGYREVVTPTYEYFDVLSLGTDVDLQERMFKLVDRETGRMLALRADITPQIARIVATRLRDEPKPLRLAYVENVFRYDDPQVGRYREFYQAGAELVGLEKPEADAEMIAMAVEGLRALGLGEFQLNVGQSDFFRGILEELRADLAQARQLQEALSHKDVSALEQVVAGFAPPAATAELLLALPGLFGREEVLERAGTLVKNPRSERALANLAEVHRLLRVYGLADSVILDLGEVRGFDYYSGVHFEGYVAGLGADICSGGRYDRMLARFGYDCPATGFAFDVGRLLLAMEAQGVTVPLAGPDFFIIDFTTEKTTALALSRRLRDLGASVARDIITRGLEESLAYAARQRARWVLVVGSARTSKADEVLVRELATGQERVLTASAILERPAACFPGLGGGDDG; encoded by the coding sequence GTGGAGCGTCGCGTCCACCAGAGCCAGCTCCCCAGGGGGGCGAAGATCTACCTGGCCGACGAGGCCGCGAAGAAGCGCTTCGTGGAGGAGCGGCTGCTCCGCGTCTTCGGCCAGTGGGGCTACCGGGAGGTGGTCACGCCCACCTACGAGTACTTCGACGTCCTCTCCCTCGGCACCGACGTGGACCTCCAGGAACGGATGTTCAAGCTCGTGGACCGGGAGACCGGCCGGATGCTGGCGCTCCGCGCCGACATCACGCCGCAGATCGCCCGCATCGTGGCGACGCGCCTCCGGGATGAGCCGAAGCCGCTCCGGCTCGCGTACGTGGAGAACGTCTTCCGCTACGACGACCCCCAGGTCGGCCGCTACCGCGAGTTCTACCAGGCCGGCGCGGAGCTGGTGGGCCTCGAGAAGCCCGAGGCCGACGCCGAGATGATCGCGATGGCGGTCGAGGGGCTCCGCGCTCTGGGCCTCGGCGAGTTCCAGCTCAACGTGGGCCAGTCCGACTTCTTCCGCGGCATCCTGGAGGAACTCCGGGCGGACCTGGCCCAGGCGCGGCAGCTCCAGGAGGCCCTCTCCCATAAGGACGTTTCCGCCCTGGAGCAGGTCGTCGCCGGGTTCGCTCCACCCGCCGCAACCGCCGAGCTGCTGCTCGCGCTTCCGGGCCTCTTCGGGCGGGAGGAGGTGCTGGAGCGCGCGGGCACGCTGGTGAAGAACCCGCGGTCGGAGCGCGCCCTGGCCAACCTCGCCGAGGTCCACCGGCTGCTCCGCGTTTACGGGCTGGCGGACTCGGTCATCCTGGATCTCGGCGAGGTTCGCGGCTTCGACTACTATTCCGGCGTCCACTTCGAGGGGTACGTGGCGGGCCTCGGCGCCGACATCTGCAGCGGCGGGCGCTACGACCGCATGCTGGCCCGGTTCGGCTACGACTGCCCGGCCACGGGCTTCGCCTTCGACGTGGGGCGGCTCCTGCTCGCCATGGAGGCCCAGGGCGTGACGGTGCCGCTCGCCGGGCCGGACTTCTTCATCATCGACTTCACCACCGAGAAGACCACGGCGCTCGCCCTGTCGCGGCGGCTCCGCGACCTCGGGGCCTCCGTGGCGCGCGATATCATTACCCGGGGGCTCGAGGAGTCGCTCGCCTACGCTGCCCGGCAGCGGGCCCGCTGGGTGCTGGTGGTGGGCAGCGCGCGGACGAGCAAGGCCGACGAGGTCCTTGTCCGTGAGCTCGCGACGGGCCAGGAGCGCGTGCTGACGGCCAGCGCGATCCTCGAGCGGCCGGCGGCGTGCTTCCCGGGCCTGGGCGGAGGGGACGATGGCTAA
- a CDS encoding adenylosuccinate synthase, whose translation MANIVVVGTQWGDEGKGKVVDVLAPRVDVVVRYQGGNNAGHTVVVGREKYVFHSIPSAILHPNCRCVIGCGVVVDPAALIEEMEALVRRGVILDGNLFISRNAHLIMPYHRALDLASEAKLGKRRIGTTGRGVGPAYVDKAARVGIRMADLLNEPRFREKLDATIREKNKLLREIYDAQTFTVEDILGPYLRYAGWLAPYITDTALLLSRWIEAGQSVLFEGAQGTMLDIDHGTYPFITSSNTTAGGAATGTGVPPTKIHGVLGVGKAYTTRVGSGPFPTELRGELADLIRSRGNEYGATTGRPRRCGWFDAVVLRYAARVNGLDTLALTKLDVLDQCETVRICVGYKYRGDVLTEFPGEERIWVEAEPVYEEMSGWLTPTRGVRSYRELPTKARQYLERLAELAGVDLCLVSTGAVRDDTIVLEDSPLLRWFPGLRSAFA comes from the coding sequence ATGGCTAACATCGTGGTCGTCGGGACCCAGTGGGGTGACGAGGGCAAGGGGAAGGTCGTCGATGTCCTGGCGCCTCGAGTGGACGTGGTGGTCCGCTACCAGGGCGGGAACAACGCGGGTCACACGGTGGTGGTCGGACGGGAGAAGTACGTCTTCCACTCGATCCCGTCGGCGATCCTCCACCCGAACTGCCGCTGCGTGATCGGCTGCGGCGTCGTCGTCGACCCGGCCGCGCTCATCGAGGAGATGGAGGCCCTGGTCAGGCGCGGCGTGATCCTGGACGGAAACCTCTTCATTTCGCGCAACGCCCACCTCATCATGCCGTACCACCGCGCCCTGGACCTGGCCTCCGAGGCCAAGCTGGGGAAGCGGCGGATCGGGACCACGGGGCGCGGGGTCGGGCCCGCGTACGTTGACAAGGCGGCGCGCGTGGGCATCCGGATGGCGGACCTCCTGAACGAGCCGCGCTTCCGGGAGAAGCTCGACGCGACCATCCGGGAGAAGAACAAGCTTCTCCGCGAGATCTACGATGCCCAGACCTTCACCGTGGAGGACATCCTGGGCCCGTACCTCCGCTACGCCGGCTGGTTGGCCCCCTACATCACGGACACGGCCCTCCTCCTTTCGCGCTGGATCGAGGCGGGCCAGAGCGTGCTCTTCGAGGGGGCGCAGGGGACGATGCTCGACATCGACCACGGGACGTACCCCTTCATCACCTCGTCCAACACCACCGCGGGTGGGGCGGCCACCGGCACGGGCGTGCCACCGACCAAGATCCACGGCGTGCTTGGCGTCGGCAAGGCGTACACGACTCGGGTCGGGAGCGGGCCATTCCCTACCGAGCTCAGGGGCGAGCTGGCAGACCTGATCCGCTCGCGCGGCAACGAGTACGGGGCCACCACCGGGCGGCCGCGGCGTTGCGGGTGGTTCGACGCGGTAGTGCTCCGCTATGCGGCGCGGGTCAACGGCCTCGACACGCTGGCCCTGACCAAGCTGGACGTGCTGGACCAGTGCGAAACGGTGAGGATCTGCGTGGGCTACAAGTACCGGGGCGACGTGCTCACCGAGTTCCCAGGGGAAGAACGGATCTGGGTCGAGGCCGAGCCGGTGTACGAGGAGATGTCGGGGTGGCTGACCCCGACGCGCGGCGTCCGGTCCTACAGGGAGCTCCCCACGAAGGCCCGCCAGTACCTGGAGCGCCTGGCGGAACTGGCGGGCGTCGACCTCTGCCTGGTCTCGACCGGCGCCGTGCGGGACGACACGATCGTGCTCGAGGACTCGCCGCTCCTCAGGTGGTTCCCCGGGCTCCGCTCGGCCTTCGCCTGA